The proteins below are encoded in one region of Winogradskyella helgolandensis:
- a CDS encoding SusC/RagA family TonB-linked outer membrane protein, which yields MKIKFLTLISFIFTMAVFGQNVDVTGTVTEASSGQPLPGVNVILKNTSKGASTNFDGEFTLLDVPLNSVVVVSYIGFVTQEITIVNNDPLIIALVDDAESLSEVVVIGYGTQKVTNVSGAISTVKSESIENLKPTRVEEALQGSASGVSVIQSGSPGSKPTVLVRGIPSFTGTDPVVIIDGVPQSLDDLNSINSADIQSLSILKDAASTAIYGVKGGNGVIVVTTKSGRNNEKAEFSFNTYTGFQSVDRKIGLLNASEYAAIINEGSTTSGGGIIFPNLSTLGEGTDWQDEIFKDAKVTSYTLSARGGTEKIGYFLSTGYLSQGGIVGGDDKSNFNRLNFTANVDFQLTSKLKFILNTSYANIKGKTIAENSFNSILGNAINFDPTVSPYNNDANDFATYGYSNLLLSEIFNPVQRLENTYNENNGNKLYGKFELQYDVLDNLKVTSRFGYTKWDQVSKSFTPLAYYGPNNVSSDYNADGTVKTQEIDNGDGTTSTIPSFHNSVSESTVSNFNYTFETFASYGFNLNDKHNFDIVLGISTSKSTGYGFGASRQDVRDNSWAWADVSAATGINTETNLNAYTGYSYQNLERRNVSYFSRVNYDYEGKYLASFSARRDGSIAFGDDNKFANFYAGSLGWVVSNEDFFDVEAINFLKFRGSYGTVGNENVDPQYVSITVGGPSYNSTANSNGYTFGNEFVSGATVNSFSNSTLSWEEQTQYNIGFDTNLFDSTLSLTFDYFNKSVEGLLFTDAPPLYAGTSEPVTSNIGSTESKGIDLTLGYGKNITEDFKFNTSFTFTTSKNEVTATNSDGTAFVAGGSYFNGQAQNATRFEKGFTPGYFYGYETDGLFQNQDEINAHATQVGALPGDIRYVDTNGDGVIDDDDKTDIGDPFPTFTIGWNLGLEYKNFDLSMFTYASVGNDIYRAYERNAQFTNKDRSILNRWTGEGSTNDANSPRYTFADTNSNIRPSDRYVEDGSFIKIKSLILGYTLPENLSAFFSKVRVYAQAKNLLTLTEYTGYDPEIAGGILDTGIDRGAYPQARTFLVGLDLKF from the coding sequence ATGAAAATAAAATTTTTAACGCTCATTTCCTTCATATTTACAATGGCAGTGTTTGGGCAAAATGTAGATGTTACTGGAACGGTTACTGAAGCTTCTTCAGGACAACCCTTACCAGGTGTTAATGTAATCCTTAAAAACACATCTAAAGGAGCATCAACAAATTTTGATGGCGAGTTTACGTTATTAGACGTGCCATTAAACTCTGTAGTTGTTGTCTCTTATATAGGTTTTGTAACACAAGAGATTACAATAGTTAATAATGATCCTCTAATTATAGCGCTAGTTGATGATGCAGAATCATTAAGTGAGGTTGTTGTAATTGGTTATGGTACGCAAAAGGTTACCAATGTTTCTGGTGCAATCTCTACCGTAAAATCTGAATCTATTGAAAACTTGAAGCCTACGAGGGTGGAAGAAGCGCTTCAAGGTAGTGCTTCTGGTGTTTCAGTTATTCAAAGTGGTTCTCCAGGTAGTAAGCCAACGGTTTTAGTACGTGGTATTCCTTCGTTTACAGGAACAGATCCTGTCGTTATTATTGATGGTGTACCGCAGAGTTTAGATGATTTAAATTCAATCAATTCAGCTGATATACAGTCACTAAGTATATTAAAGGATGCTGCTTCAACCGCTATTTACGGTGTAAAAGGGGGTAATGGTGTAATTGTAGTAACTACTAAAAGTGGTAGAAATAATGAAAAAGCCGAATTTTCATTTAATACGTACACCGGTTTTCAGTCAGTTGATAGAAAAATAGGACTGTTAAATGCTTCGGAATATGCTGCAATCATTAATGAAGGTAGCACAACATCTGGTGGAGGTATCATTTTTCCAAATCTCTCAACTTTAGGTGAAGGAACAGATTGGCAAGATGAAATCTTTAAGGATGCTAAAGTAACGTCTTATACACTTTCAGCTAGAGGTGGTACAGAAAAAATTGGTTACTTTTTATCTACGGGTTATTTAAGTCAAGGTGGTATTGTAGGTGGTGATGATAAATCTAATTTTAACAGATTAAATTTCACTGCTAACGTAGATTTTCAATTAACGTCTAAGTTGAAATTTATTCTTAATACAAGTTATGCTAATATTAAAGGCAAAACCATTGCTGAGAATTCATTTAACTCAATTCTTGGTAATGCTATAAATTTTGATCCAACAGTATCTCCATATAATAATGACGCAAATGATTTTGCAACTTATGGATATAGTAATTTACTATTGTCAGAAATATTTAATCCTGTTCAGAGATTAGAGAATACTTATAATGAAAACAACGGAAATAAGTTGTACGGTAAATTTGAGTTACAATATGATGTTTTAGATAATCTTAAAGTAACGTCGCGTTTTGGTTATACCAAATGGGATCAAGTAAGTAAAAGCTTTACTCCTTTGGCTTATTACGGTCCAAATAATGTATCTAGTGATTATAATGCTGATGGCACTGTTAAAACTCAAGAAATAGATAATGGTGATGGTACAACAAGTACGATTCCTTCATTTCATAATAGTGTTTCTGAAAGTACAGTATCTAACTTTAATTACACCTTTGAAACATTTGCGAGTTATGGTTTTAATTTAAATGATAAACATAATTTTGATATCGTTTTAGGTATATCTACAAGTAAATCTACAGGTTATGGTTTTGGTGCTTCAAGACAAGATGTAAGAGATAATTCTTGGGCATGGGCAGATGTTAGTGCTGCTACAGGTATAAATACTGAAACAAATTTAAATGCCTATACAGGTTATAGTTATCAAAACTTAGAACGTAGAAATGTATCTTACTTTAGTAGAGTTAACTACGATTATGAAGGTAAGTATTTAGCATCATTCTCTGCAAGACGAGATGGTTCAATAGCTTTTGGTGACGATAATAAGTTTGCAAACTTTTATGCAGGTTCTTTAGGTTGGGTTGTAAGTAATGAAGATTTTTTCGATGTTGAAGCTATAAACTTTTTAAAGTTTAGAGGAAGTTACGGTACTGTTGGTAATGAAAATGTAGATCCTCAATACGTAAGTATAACGGTTGGTGGTCCAAGTTATAATTCTACCGCTAATAGTAATGGATATACATTTGGAAATGAATTCGTTTCAGGTGCGACTGTGAATTCATTTAGTAATTCAACTTTAAGTTGGGAGGAGCAAACACAATATAATATTGGATTTGATACCAACCTTTTTGATAGTACGTTGTCGCTTACATTTGATTATTTTAATAAATCTGTTGAAGGCTTATTATTTACAGATGCACCACCACTTTATGCTGGTACATCAGAACCTGTAACATCAAATATTGGTAGTACTGAAAGTAAAGGTATTGACTTAACGTTGGGTTATGGTAAAAATATTACTGAAGATTTTAAATTTAATACGTCATTTACGTTTACAACATCTAAAAACGAAGTTACAGCTACAAATAGTGATGGTACTGCGTTTGTTGCAGGAGGTAGTTATTTTAACGGTCAAGCTCAAAATGCAACTCGTTTTGAAAAAGGCTTTACACCAGGTTATTTTTACGGTTATGAAACAGATGGCTTATTTCAAAATCAAGATGAAATTAACGCACATGCCACACAGGTTGGCGCGTTACCAGGAGATATTCGTTATGTAGATACTAACGGCGATGGAGTAATTGATGATGACGATAAAACGGATATTGGGGATCCATTCCCAACATTTACTATTGGTTGGAATTTAGGTCTTGAATACAAAAATTTCGATCTAAGTATGTTTACTTATGCATCTGTAGGTAATGATATATACAGAGCTTATGAGCGTAATGCGCAATTCACTAATAAAGACAGAAGTATTTTAAATAGATGGACAGGTGAAGGATCAACTAATGATGCCAATAGTCCACGTTACACCTTTGCTGATACTAATAGTAACATTAGACCATCAGATAGATATGTGGAAGATGGAAGTTTTATAAAAATTAAAAGTTTGATTTTAGGTTATACATTACCAGAAAATCTAAGTGCATTCTTTAGTAAAGTACGAGTATATGCACAAGCTAAAAACTTATTAACGCTTACTGAATATACAGGTTATGATCCAGAAATTGCTGGGGGAATTTTAGATACAGGTATCGATAGAGGTGCTTATCCACAAGCGAGAACATTTTTAGTCGGTTTAGACCTTAAATTTTAA
- a CDS encoding RagB/SusD family nutrient uptake outer membrane protein has product MKNIKNSIGLVIILSIFMGCSDVVDFDPHDEYQVTEIDYLQTESDYQTMVVSCYSPTQWLNQVIVLGDVASDNSVAGGENASDVVAFQQVDDYNILPNNSTLQDLWLSAYEGVNRTNYLIDYKDVNLLGNTVDFAGKDALYGEVHFLRAFYYFNLVKMFGDVVLFTDHKLGLSDFGTLQRSPKAEVYAQIEIDLLQAISDLPTAQSQQGRITKYAAQALLGKVYLYQEKFDEAVPVLQSVVDGPFSLVENFDDIFLLEGENGPESVYEVQYSNGQPYYNWGGQTRGQGNYAVQQGGVRGFNGTADMPYNSGWSTNLPTQDLAAAYEDGDQRKDATTFDVEAYANNNPSFNVTYQVAPFKNTGLYNKKYLPRKGETSGQVELNYENNQRTIRYSEVLLMAAEANLRASSVNQSLAQSYLDRVRDRAFGDQDHRVTATVQAIWDERRLELGMEGDRFFDLVRTGQATSVLSSRGYNSATNGLFPIPQREIEISGLSQNDGY; this is encoded by the coding sequence ATGAAAAATATAAAAAATAGTATTGGGTTAGTCATCATACTTTCAATCTTTATGGGTTGTTCAGATGTGGTTGATTTTGATCCGCATGACGAGTATCAAGTAACAGAAATCGATTACTTGCAAACGGAATCTGATTATCAAACTATGGTAGTAAGTTGTTATTCACCTACACAATGGTTAAACCAAGTGATTGTTCTTGGCGATGTTGCTTCAGATAATTCTGTAGCAGGTGGTGAAAATGCTTCTGATGTTGTAGCGTTTCAACAAGTAGATGATTACAACATATTACCTAATAACAGTACGCTTCAAGATTTATGGCTATCGGCTTATGAAGGAGTTAATAGAACAAACTACTTAATAGACTATAAAGATGTTAACCTTTTGGGTAATACAGTAGACTTTGCCGGTAAAGATGCACTTTACGGTGAGGTGCACTTTTTAAGAGCTTTCTATTATTTCAATTTAGTTAAAATGTTCGGTGATGTGGTATTGTTTACAGATCATAAATTAGGGCTTTCAGATTTTGGAACGTTACAACGTTCACCTAAAGCTGAGGTTTATGCTCAAATTGAAATAGACTTACTTCAGGCTATTAGTGATTTACCAACAGCACAATCACAACAAGGTAGAATTACAAAATATGCTGCTCAGGCATTATTAGGAAAAGTGTATTTGTATCAAGAAAAATTTGACGAAGCTGTTCCTGTTCTGCAAAGTGTAGTAGATGGTCCTTTTAGTTTGGTAGAAAATTTTGATGATATCTTTTTATTGGAAGGCGAAAATGGTCCAGAATCGGTTTACGAAGTTCAATATTCTAATGGTCAACCTTACTATAATTGGGGAGGTCAAACTAGAGGTCAAGGAAACTATGCTGTGCAACAAGGCGGAGTTAGAGGATTTAATGGTACGGCAGATATGCCTTATAACTCAGGTTGGAGTACCAATTTACCAACTCAAGATTTAGCAGCAGCATACGAAGACGGCGATCAAAGAAAAGACGCTACAACGTTTGATGTAGAAGCTTATGCTAACAATAATCCTAGCTTCAACGTAACTTATCAAGTTGCACCTTTCAAAAATACAGGTTTATACAACAAGAAATATTTACCAAGAAAAGGAGAAACAAGTGGACAAGTTGAATTGAATTACGAAAACAATCAACGTACTATCCGTTATTCGGAAGTATTGTTAATGGCAGCAGAAGCAAATTTAAGAGCGTCTTCAGTGAACCAATCATTGGCACAGTCTTATTTAGATAGAGTACGTGATAGAGCTTTTGGTGATCAAGACCATAGAGTTACAGCGACGGTTCAAGCCATATGGGATGAAAGACGTTTAGAACTTGGTATGGAAGGCGATCGTTTTTTCGATTTAGTAAGAACAGGTCAAGCAACTAGTGTTTTAAGCAGTAGAGGATATAATTCGGCAACAAATGGACTTTTTCCAATTCCACAGAGAGAAATAGAAATTTCTGGTTTGTCTCAAAACGATGGATATTAA
- a CDS encoding PKD domain-containing protein, which translates to MKTVKYIFSLCLIALLIHSCVKDDSNTDFVDSAVAPTNVLALFEVTQDNTGLVTITPTAEGAIGFNIFYGDGTAEPANLDQGENTSHTYAEGTYTVVVVAVGPTGLETEMSQDLVVSFNPPENMVATAENDAAISRQVNVTASADNAISFSVDYGDGSELVVGNIGESVSHVYENAGMYTITVVAMGAAIETAEVVIADFEVTEIVQPLVSAPDQPYRAEGDVVSIFSGTYTDISGVDFYPNWEQATTYNLFDLGGDEMLQYANLNYQGIDFSGTPIDVSQMEYIHVDVWTADENDAKLSPISSGPNEAAYDLDLTAQQWTSFDIPLSYFTDQNPLVDFSNIIQFKFDGDPAEGTIFVDNLYFWKASSDAPTGIVGTWKLSQVAGSLGVGPSDGDNSWWNCDSGCISDRACFYDDEYIFNADGSFSNVLGSETWVEAWQGGGNGCGTPAAPHDGSNPATYVYDEGAGTVTLNGLGAFLAVPKAINNDELTDIADTPTSVTYNVTLSNFDTEMYVSIDVGDGVFWQYYFVKDGAAVASPLAGTWQMSTDAGSLGVGPAAGDNSWWNCDAACVGDRACYYDDQYVFGTDGSFSNVLGSESWIEPWQGGGDACGTPVAPHDGSGTASYDLDLGAGTLTLNGVGAYIGLAKAVNGTELTDPLDAPESIVYDITIIDSNTISVMVDVGDSVLWQYKLVRI; encoded by the coding sequence ATGAAAACAGTAAAATATATATTTAGTTTATGTCTTATAGCTCTTCTAATTCATAGTTGTGTTAAAGATGATAGCAATACGGATTTTGTAGATTCAGCAGTCGCTCCTACTAATGTCTTAGCTTTATTTGAAGTCACACAAGATAATACAGGTTTGGTAACTATTACACCAACCGCAGAAGGAGCTATAGGATTTAATATCTTCTATGGTGATGGTACAGCAGAACCTGCTAATTTAGATCAGGGTGAAAACACATCCCATACGTATGCAGAAGGGACTTATACTGTAGTTGTTGTGGCAGTAGGACCAACGGGTTTAGAAACTGAAATGTCTCAAGATTTAGTAGTGTCGTTTAATCCACCTGAAAATATGGTAGCCACTGCAGAAAATGATGCAGCAATTTCTAGACAAGTAAACGTTACCGCATCTGCAGATAACGCTATAAGTTTTTCAGTAGATTACGGAGATGGAAGTGAATTAGTCGTTGGAAATATTGGAGAGTCTGTTTCCCATGTTTACGAAAATGCTGGAATGTACACTATTACCGTTGTTGCCATGGGTGCAGCTATAGAAACTGCAGAGGTTGTAATTGCAGACTTTGAAGTTACTGAGATAGTACAGCCATTAGTATCAGCACCAGATCAGCCCTACAGAGCTGAAGGTGATGTGGTATCCATTTTTAGTGGAACTTATACAGATATTTCTGGAGTTGATTTCTATCCAAATTGGGAACAAGCAACAACCTATAACCTGTTTGATTTAGGTGGTGATGAGATGCTGCAATATGCAAATTTAAATTATCAAGGTATAGATTTCTCAGGAACGCCGATTGATGTGTCTCAAATGGAATATATTCACGTTGACGTATGGACAGCAGATGAGAACGATGCGAAATTATCGCCTATAAGTTCTGGACCTAATGAAGCAGCTTACGATTTAGATTTAACAGCACAACAATGGACGTCTTTCGATATTCCTTTATCATATTTCACAGACCAAAATCCATTAGTTGATTTTAGTAATATTATTCAGTTCAAATTTGATGGCGATCCTGCAGAAGGAACCATTTTTGTAGATAATTTATATTTCTGGAAAGCTTCTTCTGACGCACCAACAGGAATCGTTGGAACATGGAAATTATCTCAAGTCGCAGGATCATTAGGTGTAGGGCCATCAGATGGTGATAATTCTTGGTGGAATTGTGATTCTGGTTGTATTTCTGATAGAGCTTGTTTCTACGATGATGAATATATCTTTAATGCAGATGGCTCTTTTAGCAATGTCTTAGGATCTGAAACTTGGGTTGAAGCATGGCAAGGTGGTGGAAACGGATGCGGTACTCCTGCAGCACCACATGATGGTTCTAACCCAGCAACATATGTCTATGATGAAGGTGCTGGAACAGTGACTTTAAATGGTCTTGGAGCCTTTTTAGCGGTCCCAAAAGCAATTAATAATGATGAACTTACAGATATTGCAGATACACCAACATCTGTTACATACAACGTAACATTATCAAACTTTGATACTGAAATGTATGTGTCTATTGATGTAGGAGACGGTGTATTCTGGCAATACTATTTCGTAAAAGATGGCGCGGCAGTTGCTTCACCGCTTGCAGGAACATGGCAAATGTCAACGGATGCAGGTTCACTTGGTGTCGGGCCAGCAGCAGGAGATAATTCGTGGTGGAATTGCGATGCTGCTTGTGTAGGTGATAGAGCTTGTTATTACGATGACCAATATGTTTTTGGAACAGACGGTTCTTTTTCTAATGTATTAGGATCTGAATCATGGATAGAGCCTTGGCAAGGTGGTGGTGATGCATGTGGTACTCCAGTAGCACCACACGACGGTTCAGGAACTGCAAGCTATGATCTCGATTTGGGCGCAGGAACGCTTACATTAAATGGTGTTGGTGCATATATTGGTTTAGCAAAAGCTGTAAATGGTACAGAGCTAACGGATCCACTCGACGCACCAGAGTCTATAGTTTATGATATCACTATTATTGATAGTAATACAATTAGCGTAATGGTTGACGTAGGTGATAGTGTATTATGGCAATATAAACTTGTGAGAATTTAA
- a CDS encoding family 16 glycosylhydrolase, which translates to MKNLKYVMLFFLSLTLMVSCDEEDYEFGDITTPTNLQVSAEIVGMDATNPYGDGTGVVNFTATADNAITFKYSNDGSEKLAPFGTTSISFSTQGIHTYTVTVIAIGTAGNSTSKTIDVEVFADYAPPADLTEMLYGDGSKTWRVKAETAGHLGVGPADEVTPVWWAAPPFDKVGLGVYDDRIVFNSDGTVNYITNDTAFGQSGPMDQDFGTPWTANPGGEYESYPLANFDDTYTLTAPGGQETLNFADKGYLGFYVGGDHSYQILERSATEMMLKIIGTDTNAWFVILTSEEEAGDDYSLVWADEFDTNGAPDPANWTYDLGTGTSGWGNQELQNYTDNAENVIIEDGFLKITAKATGNGGYTSARIKSEGLQEFTYGKVEIRAKLPASEGTWPALWMLGANNATVGWPACGEMDIMEQVGWDKSRTLGTFHWFDNGTNANASYGESLDVADTATEFHIYGIEWSEASIKITVDDTPVVTLTNNPDFPFNADFFFIMNVAMGGTLGGDIDPAFAEDTMEVDYIRVYQ; encoded by the coding sequence ATGAAAAATTTAAAATATGTAATGCTTTTTTTCCTATCACTTACGTTGATGGTAAGTTGTGATGAAGAAGACTACGAATTTGGAGATATAACAACTCCTACCAATTTACAAGTTTCTGCAGAAATAGTCGGTATGGATGCAACAAACCCTTATGGAGATGGTACAGGTGTTGTTAATTTTACAGCAACGGCAGATAATGCAATTACCTTTAAGTATTCTAATGATGGAAGTGAAAAACTTGCACCTTTTGGAACAACATCCATTAGTTTTAGTACACAAGGTATTCATACCTATACCGTAACGGTTATAGCAATTGGTACAGCTGGTAATTCAACGTCAAAAACTATTGATGTAGAAGTATTCGCAGATTACGCACCTCCTGCAGATTTAACGGAGATGTTATATGGAGATGGTTCAAAAACATGGAGAGTTAAAGCAGAAACTGCTGGTCACTTGGGTGTTGGCCCAGCGGATGAAGTTACACCAGTTTGGTGGGCTGCTCCTCCTTTTGATAAAGTAGGTTTGGGAGTCTATGATGATAGAATAGTATTTAACTCAGACGGAACCGTTAACTATATTACAAATGATACTGCTTTTGGTCAAAGTGGTCCTATGGATCAAGATTTTGGTACACCTTGGACAGCAAATCCGGGTGGAGAGTATGAAAGTTATCCGCTAGCTAATTTTGATGATACTTATACTTTAACAGCGCCAGGTGGACAAGAAACTTTAAATTTTGCCGATAAGGGTTATTTAGGATTCTATGTTGGTGGAGATCACAGTTACCAAATTTTAGAAAGATCAGCTACAGAAATGATGCTGAAAATTATTGGAACTGATACTAATGCATGGTTTGTGATATTAACTTCTGAAGAAGAAGCTGGTGATGATTATTCATTAGTTTGGGCTGACGAATTTGATACAAACGGAGCACCTGATCCAGCAAATTGGACTTACGATTTAGGTACTGGTACTAGTGGTTGGGGAAATCAAGAGCTTCAAAACTATACAGATAATGCTGAAAATGTAATTATAGAAGATGGTTTTCTTAAAATTACAGCAAAAGCTACGGGAAATGGTGGCTATACATCTGCACGAATTAAATCTGAAGGACTTCAGGAATTTACCTATGGTAAAGTAGAGATTAGAGCTAAGCTACCTGCTTCTGAAGGGACTTGGCCTGCATTATGGATGTTAGGTGCTAATAACGCTACTGTTGGATGGCCTGCATGTGGAGAAATGGATATTATGGAGCAAGTTGGCTGGGATAAAAGCAGAACGTTAGGAACGTTCCATTGGTTTGATAACGGAACCAATGCAAATGCTAGCTATGGTGAATCTTTAGATGTTGCCGATACAGCAACTGAATTCCATATTTACGGTATAGAATGGAGTGAAGCTTCTATAAAAATTACTGTAGACGATACGCCTGTAGTGACTTTAACTAATAATCCTGATTTCCCGTTTAATGCAGACTTCTTTTTTATAATGAATGTCGCAATGGGTGGAACTTTAGGAGGAGATATTGATCCTGCATTTGCAGAAGATACAATGGAAGTAGATTATATAAGAGTCTACCAATAA
- a CDS encoding glycosyl hydrolase family 17 protein has translation MKDILKLGVYVFAMLLVISCKDAKKEESNVKPVKEKAILSAKDILGDPEYLAISYGGYREKQREVQPTIPELKEDMKILSAMGVKVIRTYNVHFAHAENVLKAITELKKEDTDFEMYMMLGIWIDCQNAFTWEHGEPNHNAESERNPVEVNTAVELAKQYPDIVKILAVGNEAMVKWATSYYVEPWIILKWVNHLQDLKKAGELSEDLWITSSDDFSSWGGGDPSYHTEDLEKIAHAVDYISMHTYPYHQSHYNSDFWKVPENEEHLSDKEKVDAAMLRALDFAKRQYDSVSSYMSSIGVNKPIHIGETGWASVSNGHYGKKGSRATDEYKQGLYYKHLREWTNKEKISCFYFEAFDEQWKDGQNPLGSENHFGLINLKGEAKYPLWNMVDEGVFEDLTRDGNPLTKTYNGNLEELMEDVLVPNTEYPKD, from the coding sequence ATGAAAGATATTTTAAAATTAGGGGTATATGTTTTTGCAATGTTACTTGTTATTTCATGTAAGGATGCTAAAAAGGAAGAAAGTAACGTAAAACCCGTAAAAGAAAAAGCAATTTTGAGCGCAAAAGACATTTTAGGGGATCCAGAGTATTTGGCAATTTCTTACGGAGGCTACAGAGAAAAGCAGAGAGAAGTTCAACCTACAATTCCGGAGCTAAAAGAGGATATGAAAATCCTAAGTGCTATGGGAGTGAAAGTTATAAGAACATATAATGTTCATTTTGCTCATGCTGAAAACGTGCTTAAAGCCATAACAGAATTAAAAAAAGAAGATACAGATTTCGAAATGTATATGATGTTAGGAATTTGGATCGATTGTCAAAATGCTTTCACTTGGGAGCATGGCGAACCAAATCATAATGCAGAAAGCGAAAGAAATCCTGTTGAAGTAAATACAGCTGTTGAATTAGCAAAACAATACCCAGATATTGTAAAAATTCTAGCTGTTGGAAATGAGGCTATGGTAAAATGGGCTACAAGTTATTATGTAGAACCTTGGATTATTTTAAAATGGGTAAATCATCTTCAAGATTTAAAGAAGGCTGGTGAACTATCAGAAGATTTATGGATTACAAGTTCAGATGATTTCTCTTCTTGGGGAGGAGGCGATCCAAGTTACCATACTGAGGATTTGGAAAAAATAGCGCATGCCGTAGATTATATTTCGATGCATACTTATCCATATCACCAATCACATTACAATTCTGACTTTTGGAAAGTTCCAGAAAACGAAGAACATTTATCGGATAAGGAAAAGGTTGACGCAGCTATGTTACGTGCTTTAGATTTTGCTAAAAGACAGTACGATAGTGTGTCAAGTTATATGTCGAGTATTGGAGTCAACAAACCAATTCATATTGGAGAAACCGGCTGGGCATCAGTATCTAACGGTCATTACGGAAAAAAAGGTTCTAGAGCCACAGATGAATACAAGCAAGGATTGTATTACAAGCACCTACGAGAATGGACCAACAAGGAAAAAATTTCATGTTTCTATTTTGAAGCTTTTGATGAACAATGGAAAGATGGACAAAATCCTTTGGGATCAGAAAATCACTTCGGATTAATAAATCTAAAAGGAGAAGCAAAATACCCATTATGGAATATGGTCGATGAAGGTGTTTTTGAAGATTTAACGAGAGACGGAAATCCATTAACGAAAACTTACAATGGCAACCTTGAAGAATTAATGGAGGATGTTTTAGTGCCAAATACAGAGTATCCAAAAGATTAG
- a CDS encoding glycoside hydrolase family 2 TIM barrel-domain containing protein: MKNILFLIVVLIALVSCKNETKKEDVSVSEVVSTSDIVSVSGRQLLVNDESYLIKGICYHPVPKGKSTKRDFGTLAQDLELMVEAGINTIRVYAPIEDQSVLDEINEAGLKVIIGFGYKQGGKNDIFSGSFIEYVNKFKNHNAILMWELGNEYNYHPEWFGGDIKNWYKAMNDAAGLIHQNDPSHPVATAHGDLPKELALSMSPNIDVWGMNVYRSVRPETIFKEWKEVSTKPMYLAETGADSYMQIAKDGYKQGINELAQADATAIILKATFNGQDICSGVTLFQFTDGWWKAGNNEVQDTGGTAPNSTGVPFDGSPNEEFWGIVDIDRNKKKVFDVVKDIYINVNKTEK; the protein is encoded by the coding sequence ATGAAAAACATTTTATTCTTAATCGTTGTTTTAATTGCTCTTGTATCATGTAAAAATGAAACAAAAAAAGAAGACGTATCAGTTTCTGAAGTCGTTTCTACTAGTGATATCGTCTCAGTTTCTGGACGACAATTATTGGTTAATGATGAGTCTTATCTTATAAAAGGCATCTGTTATCATCCAGTTCCAAAAGGAAAATCAACTAAAAGAGATTTCGGAACCTTAGCTCAGGATTTAGAATTAATGGTGGAAGCAGGCATTAATACCATTAGAGTTTATGCACCAATAGAAGACCAAAGTGTGCTTGATGAAATCAACGAAGCAGGACTAAAAGTAATTATCGGATTTGGTTACAAGCAAGGAGGTAAAAATGATATTTTCTCAGGTTCATTTATAGAGTATGTCAATAAATTCAAAAACCACAACGCCATTTTAATGTGGGAATTAGGTAATGAATACAATTACCATCCCGAATGGTTTGGTGGAGATATTAAGAATTGGTACAAAGCCATGAATGACGCAGCTGGTTTAATTCATCAAAATGACCCATCGCATCCTGTAGCCACAGCACATGGTGATTTACCAAAAGAACTAGCATTATCTATGAGTCCAAATATTGATGTTTGGGGAATGAATGTGTACCGTTCTGTAAGACCAGAGACCATTTTTAAAGAATGGAAAGAAGTCAGTACAAAACCGATGTATTTAGCAGAAACAGGAGCCGATAGTTATATGCAAATTGCCAAGGATGGTTATAAGCAAGGAATTAATGAATTAGCACAAGCAGATGCTACAGCTATTATTTTGAAAGCGACCTTTAATGGCCAAGATATTTGTTCTGGTGTTACCTTATTTCAATTTACAGATGGTTGGTGGAAAGCAGGGAATAACGAAGTGCAAGACACAGGTGGAACAGCACCAAATAGCACAGGTGTTCCTTTTGATGGTAGTCCAAATGAAGAATTTTGGGGTATCGTTGATATTGATAGGAACAAGAAAAAAGTATTTGATGTTGTAAAAGACATTTATATTAATGTAAATAAAACGGAAAAGTAG